The Solidesulfovibrio fructosivorans JJ] nucleotide sequence GGACTACGGCTTCAAGGTCAACCGCAAGGTGCGCCTGCTCGCCCTGCGCATGGCCCTTTCGGCCAAGCTCGGCGACGACTCCCTGGTGCTGGTGGACGCCCTTTCCGTGCCCGAGGTCAAGACCAAGCACATGGCCAAGGTGACCTCTGATTTCGGACTGAAAAAAGCCTTGATTGTTCTGCCCGCTTCGGATAACAATCTCGAGCTTTCCGCCAGAAACCTCCCCGGCATCAAGGTTGTCCGGGAGGACATGCTCAACGTGTACGACGTTCTGCGCCACGACCATCTGGTCATGGTCAAGGACGCGGCCCTGAAGGTCCAGGAGAGGCTTGGTCATGGAGTACGCTAACATCTTGCTGCGGCCCCTGGTTTCCGAAAAGGCCACGATGGTGAAGGACGCCGCCAACCAGGTGGTTTTTTTCGTCCACCCCGAGGCGAACAAGATCGAGATCGCCAAGGCCGTGGAAAAGGCTTTTTCGGTCAAGGTCGATTCCGTCCGGGTCGTTCGGCGCCGTCCGCTGGCCCGCTCGCGCATGGGTCGGGTGACGGGACGCATTCCGGGCTACAAGAAAGCCTACGTGACCCTGGCGCAGGGTGATAAAATAGAGTTCTTCGAAGGGGTTTAGTCATGTCCATCCGCAAGCTCAAGCCCACGTCGGCCGGTCGCCGGTTCCAGACGGTCTCCACCTTCGAGGAGATCACTCGGACCGAGCCCGAGAAGTCCCTGTGCGAGGGGCTTCCCCGCGCCTCCGGCCGCAACTGCTACGGCCGCATCACCTCGCGGCGGCGGGGCGGCGGCAACAAGCGCCTCTACCGCATCATCGACTTCAAGCGCGACAAGTCCGGCGTGCCGGCCACGGTGTTCTCCGTGGAGTACGACCCGAACCGTAGCGCCCGTATTGCGCTTTTGCATTACGCCGATGGTGAGAAGCGTTACATTTTGGCGCCGGTTGGGATTTCCGTCGGCGACCAGGTGAGCGCTGGCGACGGCGCGGACATCAAGCCCGGCAACGCCCTTGCCCTCAAGAAGATTCCCGTCGGCACGCTGCTGCACAATATCGAGCTGACCCCGGGCCGGGGCGGGCAGATCTGCCGCGCCGCCGGCACCTACGCCCAGCTCGTGGCCAAGGAGGGCAAGTACGCCCTGCTGCGCCTGCCTTCGGGCGAAGTGCGCAACATCCTGGCCACCTGCCTGGCCACCGTCGGCCAGGTCGGCAACGTGATGCACGAGAACATTTCCATCGGCAAGGCCGGGCGCAACCGCTGGCTGGGCAACCGCCCCAAGGTCCGCGGCGTGGCCATGAACCCCGTCGACCATCCGTTGGGCGGCGGCGAGGGCAAAAGCTCCGGCGGCCGCCACCCGGTCACTCCGTGGGGCAAGCCGACCAAGGGCTACAAGACCCGTAACAAGAAAAAGCCCTCGTCCAAGCTCATCGTCAAGCGGCGCGGACAAAAGTAAGGGGATAGACCTATGCCTCGTTCGCTGAAAAAAGGCCCGTTTGTCGACGGGCACCTGGAAAAGAAGGTCGCCTACGCCGTGGAGAACAAGGACCGCCGCGTGATCAAGACCTGGTCGCGTCGGTCCATGATCCTGCCCGAGATGGTGGGGCTCACCTTCGCCGTGCACAACGGCAAGAAGTTCATCCCGGTGTTCGTCTCGGAGAACATGGTCGGCCATAAGCTTGGCGAGTTCGCGCCCACGCGGACCTTCCACGGCCATGCCGCGGACAAGAAAAGCAAAGTGAAAAAGTAGCCGGGGATCGTTCCCGGCTGGGATAAAGCCATGGAAGCCAAAGCGAGAGCCAAATTCATCCGCGTGTCGCCCCAGAAGGCGCGCCTCGTTGCCGCCAATATCCTCGGCCGTCCGGTTGAGGAGGCCATGAATATACTGAAGTTCACGCCCAAGAAGTCGGCCAAACTCATCGGCAAAGTCCTTGGCTCGGCCGTTGCCAATGCCGAGCAGATTTCGGGCGTCGACATCGACAACCTCACGGTCAAACAGGTGATCGTCAATCCCGGGCCGACCTGGAAGCGCATCATGACGCGCTCCATGGGCCGCGCCTTTCGGATCGTCAAGCGCACGAGCCATATCACCGTCGTCGTGGCCGAGAACTAGGAGCGACACTAATGGGCCAGAAAGTACATCCCTACGGGTTCCGGCTCGGGTACAACAAGAATTGGCTGTCCCGCTGGTTTTCCAAAAAGGATTATCCCGCGTTCGTTTTCGAGGACAACAAGATTCGCAAGTTCGTTAAAAAGAACCTGTACCACGCCGGAATTTCCAAAATCGAGATCGAACGGGCCGGGGGCAAGATCCGTCTCATCATCCACACCGCCCGTCCCGGCATCGTCATCGGCCGCAAGGGCACGGAGATCGAGAAGGTCCGCGGCGATCTCAAACAGCGCTTCGGCCGCGAGTTCACGGTCGAGGTCAACGAGATCCGCCGTCCGGAGATCGATTCCCAGCTGGTGGCCGAGAACATCGCCCTGCAGCTGGAGCGCCGCGTGGCCTTCCGTCGGGCCATGAAGCGCACGGTCGGGCTTTCGCGCAAGTTCGGGGCCGAGGGCATCAAGGTCTCCTGCGCCGGCCGGCTGGCCGGGGCGGAAATCGCCCGCTCCGAATGGTACCGCGACGGCCGCGTGCCGCTGCAGACCCTGCGCGCCGACATCGATTACGGCTACGCCATCGCCAAGACCACGTACGGCGTCATCGGTGTCAAGGTCTGGATTTTCAAAGGCGAGATCTTGGATCATGAGGTGGAAGCGTAATGTTGGCTCCCAAGAAAACCAAATTCCGCAAGATGCAGAAGGGCCGGCTGCGCGGTCCCGCCACCCGGGGCGCCTCCATCGATTTCGGTGAGATCGGCATCAAGGCCCTGGAGCACGGCAAGCTGACCAGCCAGCAGATCGAGGCCGCCCGTGTCGCCATCATGCGGCACATCAAGCGCGGCGGCAAGGTCTGGATCCGCATCTTCCCGGACCGCGTCAAGACGGAGAAGCCCGCCGAAGTCCGTCAAGGTAAAGGCAAGGGTTCGCCCGTGGGCTGGTTCGCCCCGGTCAAGCCCGGCCGCGTGCTCTACGAGATCAAGGGCGTCGATCTGCAGACGGCCAAGGAAGCCCTGACCAGGGCCCAGCATAAGCTGCCGATCAAGACCAAGATCGTGGCCAAGGAGGGCGTCTAAGCCATGAAGACCGCCGAATTGCAGGAACTCGACGTCGCCGCCCTGGGCCAAAAGCTTGGCGAGTCCCGCGAGGAGCTCTTCAAGCTGCGTTTCCAGCACGCCACGGCGCAGCTGGAAAAGACGCATCGCCTGCGTCAGGTGCGCAAGGACATCGCGCGCATCCTGACCGTGCAAAACGAAAAAAAGCGCCAAGCGTAACCGGGGTTCGCCATGGAAGAACGTAAAAGCAACCGCCGGGTGCTGACCGGCGTCGTGGTTTCCGACAAGGCCGACAAGACCATCACGGTCATGGTCGAGACCTTGGTCAAGCATCCGCTGTTCAAGAAATATATCCGCCGCCGGAAAAAGTTCATGGCCCACGATCCGCAAAACGATTGCGGCGTCGGCGATACGGTCAGCATCATCGAGCATCGCCCGCTGTCTGCCCGTAAGCGCTGGCATCTCGTGAAAATCATGGAAAAAGCGGTTTAGGAGCAAGGCCATGATCCAGGTAGAAACCCAGCTCGACGTGGCGGACAATTCCGGCGCGAAGAAGGTCAGCTGCATCAAGGTTCTCGGCGGCTCCCGCCGCCGGTACGCTTCGGTCGGCGACATCATCGTGGTGGCCG carries:
- the rplV gene encoding 50S ribosomal protein L22, with translation MEAKARAKFIRVSPQKARLVAANILGRPVEEAMNILKFTPKKSAKLIGKVLGSAVANAEQISGVDIDNLTVKQVIVNPGPTWKRIMTRSMGRAFRIVKRTSHITVVVAEN
- the rpsQ gene encoding 30S ribosomal protein S17 translates to MEERKSNRRVLTGVVVSDKADKTITVMVETLVKHPLFKKYIRRRKKFMAHDPQNDCGVGDTVSIIEHRPLSARKRWHLVKIMEKAV
- the rplD gene encoding 50S ribosomal protein L4 produces the protein MANVKVYDQGRQEIGDVELAPEVFEVEVQPELLHLVVRAQLAAKRAGTHSVKTRSTVSGGGKKPWRQKGTGRARAGSTRSPIWRGGAIVHGPQPRDYGFKVNRKVRLLALRMALSAKLGDDSLVLVDALSVPEVKTKHMAKVTSDFGLKKALIVLPASDNNLELSARNLPGIKVVREDMLNVYDVLRHDHLVMVKDAALKVQERLGHGVR
- the rplB gene encoding 50S ribosomal protein L2, which gives rise to MSIRKLKPTSAGRRFQTVSTFEEITRTEPEKSLCEGLPRASGRNCYGRITSRRRGGGNKRLYRIIDFKRDKSGVPATVFSVEYDPNRSARIALLHYADGEKRYILAPVGISVGDQVSAGDGADIKPGNALALKKIPVGTLLHNIELTPGRGGQICRAAGTYAQLVAKEGKYALLRLPSGEVRNILATCLATVGQVGNVMHENISIGKAGRNRWLGNRPKVRGVAMNPVDHPLGGGEGKSSGGRHPVTPWGKPTKGYKTRNKKKPSSKLIVKRRGQK
- the rplP gene encoding 50S ribosomal protein L16; this encodes MLAPKKTKFRKMQKGRLRGPATRGASIDFGEIGIKALEHGKLTSQQIEAARVAIMRHIKRGGKVWIRIFPDRVKTEKPAEVRQGKGKGSPVGWFAPVKPGRVLYEIKGVDLQTAKEALTRAQHKLPIKTKIVAKEGV
- the rpsC gene encoding 30S ribosomal protein S3; the encoded protein is MGQKVHPYGFRLGYNKNWLSRWFSKKDYPAFVFEDNKIRKFVKKNLYHAGISKIEIERAGGKIRLIIHTARPGIVIGRKGTEIEKVRGDLKQRFGREFTVEVNEIRRPEIDSQLVAENIALQLERRVAFRRAMKRTVGLSRKFGAEGIKVSCAGRLAGAEIARSEWYRDGRVPLQTLRADIDYGYAIAKTTYGVIGVKVWIFKGEILDHEVEA
- the rplW gene encoding 50S ribosomal protein L23 yields the protein MEYANILLRPLVSEKATMVKDAANQVVFFVHPEANKIEIAKAVEKAFSVKVDSVRVVRRRPLARSRMGRVTGRIPGYKKAYVTLAQGDKIEFFEGV
- the rpmC gene encoding 50S ribosomal protein L29; this translates as MKTAELQELDVAALGQKLGESREELFKLRFQHATAQLEKTHRLRQVRKDIARILTVQNEKKRQA
- the rpsS gene encoding 30S ribosomal protein S19 → MPRSLKKGPFVDGHLEKKVAYAVENKDRRVIKTWSRRSMILPEMVGLTFAVHNGKKFIPVFVSENMVGHKLGEFAPTRTFHGHAADKKSKVKK